The following DNA comes from Nicotiana sylvestris chromosome 10, ASM39365v2, whole genome shotgun sequence.
TTCTTATTAACACCTTCTACACTGCATTGCTTAGatgtagtagtagcagcagtagtagtcTTTGCTTCTTTGTGTGCTGAAACTAATTAAGGTGGAGTGAAGATATCAGATTttaatttgattctttttttggTGGGGGTTTTTGTGTgtgtgggggtggggtggggtgggggtgggagtGGGGGAAGGGAGGAGGAGAGCACATGGAAACTAGGAACAAAAGGGGATGAATGAGATGAAGATAGTAGTATTTTCTGTTGACTGAAGTGATAAAGTTTTAACCTTTTTGTATGACCGCTCCAATTCATTAGTTGTCTTTTCGAATTCTGTAATTCTGTTAGGTTGAGGTTCCTTTCTGTGTACTCTTAGTTCCTTGTGTTATAGTTTTGCTATCTTATAACAACAGCATTCTGTATTCAAGTGTATATTACTTCAATATTCGTCCCGTGCTACACGAAGCAGTGGTTCAATGCACAACCTTTTGACAAAGCAATTGATACCACCAAACCACCTTCATAACTTTTTGAGACATCAACAAATTTTAAGCTTATTAACTAGTTACAAATTTACTCCATGAAAGGAGTTGAAGGTCTCTGGTCGTCATCAGACAACTATCTTTCTATTCCTACAGAGTCAAACTTTCTTACTATTCATAATTTTGCTAATTAAGCTTTCTTGCTGATGAATTATGTTTTCTTTATGTGGTTTAACTGCTGTAACAGATAGGTCAGGGTACATATAGCAGCGTATTCAGAGCACGCGATCTGGAAAGTGGAAGGACAGTTGCACTGAAGAAAGTGCGATTTGATAACTTTGAGCCAGAAAGTGTTAGATTTATGGCACGAGAAATTTTGATTCTTCGTAGGCTTGACCATCCCAATATAATGAAGTTAGAGGGGATAATTACCTCCAGATTATCTTCTAGCATATATCTTGTGTTTGAGTACATGGAGCATGATATTTCAGGACTCCTGTCCTGTCCTGAAGTCGAGTTCAATGAATCACAGGTTCGTTAGCTTCTCATAGTTAACATTAGTTTGCAGCTTATTCTCTTTTAATCTAGCTATTTTTGCCCTCTCTTCGACCTGATGAGTGCATAATATTTATGTTTGTGCTAAAGGTGTGCTGCTCCTTTTGCAGGTTAAATGCTTAATGAAACAGTTGTTATCTGGACTTGACCATTGTCATTCTCGAGGTATAATGCATCGGGATATCAAAGGTGCAAACCTTCTTGTAAATAATGAGGGAATTCTAAAGGTTGCAGACTTTGGATTGGCGAACTTCTCTGACCTTGGAACAAAGCAACCACTAACCAGTCGAGTTGTCACTTTATGGTATCGACCTCCAGAACTTTTGTTGGGAGCCACAGATTATGGAGCTTCTGTGGATCTCTGGAGTGTTGGATGTGTGTTTGCGGAAATTCTTACTGGTAAACCAATTCTTCAGGGGAGAACTGAGGTACCTCCTTTATTCAAATTACTTCTCTTATGAGAATAGAAAATATGATAAAGTGCTTGTCTGCTAACCTGAATCATTAGAACTTTACCCTTTACACTTTTTACTCCATTTCTTGCCTTCATCCTTGATAACAATGCAATTTATCTATGTGATTTAGGTTGAACAGCTGCATAAAGTTTTTAAACTTTGTGGATCTCCACCAGATGATTACTGGAAGAGATCTAAACTTCCTCACGCGACTATATTTAAACCACAACATCCTTATGAGAGCTGTCTTTGGAACACCTTTAAAGATTTACCAAAAAGTGCAGTCTCACTCATAGAAACTCTTCTTTCTGTGGAGCCACACAAACGTGGGAACGCTTCTTCTGCCCTTGCATCTCAGGTAGCATTTGTTAGTTCAATGTTGTCGAACTCACACTTAATCTGAGatgatatatatagtataatgaAAATTATGCTTCTCCTATCTTTCCAATGTGCTCTTTGTTTGTGAGTTTAAGCCTGAATTCTCAATCTTTTTGTCAAGTTATATTTATCTAACAACTCAATCATTGCCTGTTATCTCAATGATACATAAATTTCAAGATTGCTAACACTTTTTCGAATGATCTGTGTAGTACTTCAAGACAAAGCCTCATGCTTGTGATCCTTCAAGCCTGCCAAAGTACCCACCAAGCAAAGAGATAGATGCCACATATCATGAAGATGCAAAAAGGTGAAGATTTAGGTCATATTATGTTAGAAAGAACTTTTGACTTAATAGTTTACAGCACTTGATTTACATTTAAGGAAAATCATGTGATTAGACAAGAGTGCTTTACGCTGTCCCTCCCCGAACCCAAACTGACCTGAGAGAAAGGGATAAGCAGCAAGTATCCTTCTGAATTATGATTCTTATGGATTATATAAAAGGTTTGATTATCTCAAATCAAGTCAGTAATTCGGCATAAGCATAACTATTGAATACAATACGCTTATGCTATTGACTCATCCAGCTTGAGGTTCGTCCAAGATAATTTTCAAGTCATCTATGTTTGAACTAGACTACAACTCGAGGATGAGTAGTGAAAAAAAATCAGTTGACATATACTCCAAAATCTTTCAAAAGCTGGACTCACGAATATCTCTGGGAGCAAGAGAGCGGGAGAGACAGAACTTGAAAGTGGTGCCTACAGAATGAATTGCTTGCTTACCAAACCATCTCGACTTCCACTCATCCAATTAGATTGTTCTAGCTCTGTCTGACTCAACCAAAAATATGCAACTTTCCATGTTGAAACCTTGACATTGAAGAGGGAGGGGAATAAAACTGTATGACTAAAGTTGCACCACTTAATCTGGTAGAATGAGTTTACTGTCTTGCTCTTTGGTTTTGACAAAAGTTCATGCAGTTGATACAGTTTTTAGGAGTTTCGCACGGATCTAACCTAAGTTATGATTCCAACAATTTTCAGGAAGAAGCCATGTGGAATAGTCCGTGTACCTGATCCAACAAGAAAGTTAACTAGAAAGCAGAATGGCCTCCGTAAACTAGCACCAGAAGAGGTCCAACTTTTTCATCTCAACCTTTCACTTTTTAAATAATTCCCATAACTGCATGTTGCttttttgtagtattttttttcctttctataAGTATGAGTGCATTTTGTCTTCAGTCCCTTTATTATGGAAACGAAACTAAATTTTCATTTCTGCAGAATTTGCCCATCCAAAATAAAGGTACTCATATAAGTGACAGCAATAATGTAACTGCTCAAGAAGAAAGAGATACGATTACAAGTCTTGAGCGACCTAAGCCATCAGTTGATATGATGGTAAAGACTTTTCATGTCAAGAATGCATCTCAAGGTGATGTCCCCTTTTCAGGTCCACTTCAAATTTCAGGATCAAGTGGTTTTGCATGGGCAAAAAGAAGGTTCGATGATTCATCAGTAAGATCACGAAGGAGAACTAGTTCGAGAAGCCTTATTTTTGAACCTTCAATTGCATTGCATGTGAAAAATAACATGGAGCCAAAAGGACAAGACAACTATGAACTTATCGATGCAAAGCAGACAAATTATATGGACCAGGATACCTATGAATCCACCAAGCATGCAATTCGTCAAAGTTGGAGCCAATTAGAGCGGCCAGATTCCTTTGATGCTTCTGATGGTTACCATTCACAAGAACTGTCACTGACACAATATCTAAAAGAGGAAACTGCTATCAAGAGAATCAATTTGGTTAGTCAAAAGCTTTTGTCAAGAGTCTTATTTAATAAGCACATTTTCCCTCATCAGTTTATATGTATCGCTCATAATAAAATACTATACCATTGCTTTTGCACTCCATTTTATGGGATGCATAAAATTTGGACTCCATATTTTATCTCGGGCTTCTATTAATATTCCTGAATTGGACTACAAACAGGTACAAGATCAAGGGGATAAAGTCGAATTTTCTGGACCATTGCTATCTCAAACACAAACAGTTGAAGAGCTCCTAGAGAAACATGAGCGTCAGATCCGCCAGGCTGTTCGACAATCATTGTTCCAAAGAGGATTAAAAGTTCACCAAATGTTTGCAACATAGGAAATCAAAGATCAATTATCTACCCCTGTAAATTCGTAAGGTGCGCTAAAACTACAACCCTGAACATTCAACCTTGTATCACTACCAGATTTCTAGACCTTTTTATTTGTATTCTCTCTTGTGTATTGAATCTTCAAATTCGATTAGCGTACGATAGTTAAtgaaattacttccttttaatgAAGATCTGACAGCAAAATGGACTAGTTATATCTTCTCCTGCTAACTGACAGGGAAATCCTTACTCAAGCTCAAGAGAAAAAGGCATGAACTCCATCTTCAATATGGAGCTCTTCATCTCAATTCCCTGCAAAGGTGAGTGACTAATGACTGCCGAGACCTACTTCTCTTTAGGAGCTCTGTTGCTCCAGATATGCAagctcatttttttatttttcaacggccaatatacacacacacaaacacattGTTCCTCACTACTGCCTCTTAATATCTTCTCCATTCTTTCATTCTGAGTGTTTTTCTTCAGCAGTGTATAGTCCCATTCAATGGTTGAGACACCCTTTAGTAAAGGAAATCATCAGATACCGCTTCTCAAGAAAATTTCACAATATATatgtacaacaacaacatacccaaagTATTCCCACAAGTAAGGTCTGAGAAGGGTAGTACGTATGTAGACCTTATCCCTATCTTGTAAAAGTAGAGGGGTTATTTccggaagaccctcggctcaataaAAGCAAAATCACAATAGTTATGACAAAGAACTACGGAGAAATTGTAACAACAATCGAAGTGAAGGAAACATCAAGTAATAATAGTGATCTTAAAAATAGGAAACGCGAGGATAACACTAGTACTACAACTATGAAATGAAGTACAGGTTTGGAAAAGAAATACACTCAAGTACTTACTAACCTACTACCTtaattctcgacctccacacTCTCTTATTAAAGGTCATATCCTCGGTAAGCTGAAAATTTTCAGCTTGAACATATGCGTGTAAAAAAtagttttctaaaaaaataataagaacataTACAATGGATCATAGTGTAGTGAATAGATCACTATACACAAAGTTGAATCTTTAGAATAATGCGGTTAACTTCGTCGAGTAGACTTGTTAAAATCCAAACATTATTTAGGTTGGACTTCACAAAATTAATATGGTTACTTAAAAGACGTGTCATGTCAAGTCAAATAGAAACCAATGAGATGGTGCCATATGTTCAATACCATGGCATGCACAGATGCTGGTCAAAGTGGCTATAAGCTTCAAATACCAATTTTGACGAATCAAATGCACTTGTAACACTAACTTAATATGGGATCCGGCTCCTCCATTTCTTTCTCTCCATTTACCCTATGTTCTAGCTTAGATTAGGGATACATGGCATAGGTTAAAATTAAGGAAATTTGAGCTCCTATAACAAAGATTTATATTctatttattataaatcaaaatccttttcaaatattattttctatagctatcttttattttttatagcAAAACTGGTATTTATGGTATACACTACCACTAAGGCATTAAATACgctatttttctctctcattctttcaatTATTCTCTCCCAaaaaatttttctttctctctccacGATCTCTCTCACAACAAGATTGGATTCGCAATTTTTGAAGCACGATTCTCTCTCACTTTTAACGTTTTTGCTCCAAAAAATTGTGGTAAGTGTTAAAGTTTTTGGGTTTTTGGCCGGTTCAAGCTTCTTCTTTTTCTGTtcgcttttttttttaaaaaaaatattcaccATTGTTAGGTTTTTAGCAGAAAACTTCAAATTTCCTCTTCAATGGCTGATTCAACAACTTTGAAACAGGAGGGTCATGCGGCTTTCTTCTACGCCAGATATTGCAATGGATTCCTTTAACGGATACTGCAATATTTTTTATGCCGGAGAAGATTCGAGGGCCAGGGTTTTTATTCAGTCtctatttttagttttaatacaATATATACAATATTTTACTTGGCCATAAAACACTATCTCCGGCgaactttcttctctttttgctaTTTAGTCGCATACAATGATAAACAATACATTGTATTTTGTACAAATGCACTCAAATACATTGTATTTTtgcataaaaatatatatttttgtttgTATTTATGTATTTCGAAGGTTTATATTTTTTCAATACAGCTAAATACATATGTATCCATGCATGAATATAGGACATAAACATTGAAATATACTGAATACAAAtattaaaatagaataaaatataaataatgaatacatttaattttaaaatacagtGAAATATAGTAAAATACACTGAATACAAATAGAAATACAGTAAATACAACCAATGAAATATATTGaatacaacaataataatatGTGTTAGAAATAACTAAAATACTATTAATacaaatacatttgaatacaCTAAATATAAAATAGCGAATACAGGAAATGCGGCTTTCTTCTACGCCAAATATTGCAATGGATTCCTTTACACGGATATTGCAATATTTTTTATGCCGGAGAAGATTCGAGGGCCATGGTTTTTATTCAGTCtctatttttagttttaatacaATATATACAATATTTTGCTTGGCCGAAAAACGCTATCTCCGGCgaactttcttctctttttgctaTTTAATCGCATACAATGATAAAAAATACATTTTATTATGTACGAATCCACTCAAATACATTGTATTTTtgcataaatatatattttttgcttGTATTTATGTATTTCGAAGGTTTATATTTTTTCAATACAGCAAAATACATATGTATTCATGCATGAATACAGGACATAAACATTGAAATACATTGAATACAAATATTAAAATAGAACAGAATATAAATAATGAatacttttaattttaaaatacagtGAAATATAGTAAAATACACTAAATACAAATCGAAATACAGTGAATACAACCAATGAAATATACTaaatacaacaataataacatataTTAGAAATAACTAAGATACTGTTAATacaaatacatttgaatacaCTGAATATAAAATAGCGAATACAGTAAATACAAACATTGAATCTAATAAATGCAACAgtaaaaaaatattgaaacacactaaatatataaattaaatacACCGGTTATATATAACTgaaaaattattctaattaattggGTTGATAATGAGGCATGCTagaattgattttgttgagttatattaagaGTGTATAACACTAATTGATATTATTTTTGTTATTAGACAGTTGGACATACCTTTTTAAGGTGATTATCattactatattcatgaatacatgaaTACATGACGCGAATATATGCGCGTACAGCTGGATTGCCATGATTTTAGGTATTTTttgctgttgtattcatgaatacaacagtgGGAATATAGCAAATATACTACCGTAACAACTGAAtagtagctataggaagtaattatgtatatggtaGTTATATGAAGTTAATAGTCACTAAACAATAGTGATTCTGAAAATTCCTCATTAATTAATGGCTAAAATTTAGTTGACTAAACAAAGCCCTAACCATGATTTAGATAATTAATAACTTGTCCGTAAAGAAATATAGTCAAACTTTTCtctctcttcctattttttcccCACAGCCGTATCAGTCTTCTTTCAATTTTACCGAACACTTATATTCATGAGCTGGTTCACCTGAGAAAACCCAGTTCCAAGAAAGCTGGCTTATGAAATGAAGGATATAAAACTATGAGAGAGATCGTTTACACTCCATAAATTTAATCAATGCAATAGTGCTTCTAGGAATAGATAATGCTTCTTCCACTACATCAAAATTTAACCTAATTCTAATTAAGACTAATTTTGTAAAATTAACCTAATTATtcaatgtaatgacccggccggtcattttaagaatttatttCCCGATTTCCTATAAACTGCTTTTtccgtatttgtttctgctattttaaaTTGCcgagatgtttggttttgagtttaggagagttttgggacaattagttcctaaatgagagtttaagtgttagaaatttgaccgtagtcggagcaatatgaagacggtctcggaatggaatttcgtcgattctgttagctccattggatgatttcgggcttaggggcatgttcggattatgttttggaggtatgcagcttatttaggcttgaaatatcgaaagtcgaatttttaaagttttcggttcgatagtgagattttgatatcaggatCGAAAtagaattccaaaagttggagtagctccgtagtgttgaatgtgacgtgcttgcaaaatttcaggtcattcggacaaggtttggtagactttttgatcgaaagtgtaatttgagagttttggagttcttaggcttgaatcctatgttaaattggtgttttgaacgTTCCAAAGatcggaacaagtttgaataatgttttaggattggttgacatgtttggttgaggtcccgggggcctcaggtgtgtttcggatgctcaacgggtcattttggaacttagagaaattgcagaaaattgcagcaacCCAGTTccggtttccttcttcgcgttcgcgagtggagtctcgcgttcgcgaagaggagctggggctgggggGAGTTtaatccttcgcgttcgcgaaggaggggGAGATCGTGCATCGCGTTTGCGACCAGgacatcgcattcgcgatgaaggagGCCGGACCCAagcgaagttgtgcttcgcgaacgcgagggtccttccgcgtttgcgaagaaggaaatacctgggcaatattaaacatttcaaaaacgagggtttgacCATTTTTATCATAACTTAaacttgggagctcggatttttGAGCGAGgttgtagacacctgatttttgaccctccccgagaattttcacatttttagcgtgaatatgtgaaattgggtctaatatagccattttaactatttttactttatttcgttgcaaaaagaaaaattacaaaaaatatatatataaattttagtttatgtatttctcataaacttgaaaaaatacaaaaattgcactctatttttgtactttatataatttcgaaaataaccaaaaatatagttctattaatgttttgtagtcattttaatttttgaaaaatacaaaaaatattactttatattttatccttatataaaaacgaaaattacaaaaaaatagttttattaatattttgtagctattttaaatcttgaaaaatatattaaaaaagatatagttttgtttaaatattagtcttatttttgtagttattttgcttacataggattagtcgaacaacgttgtgttcttaatcgggtccggacaaaagaataatattcgggttcaaattacccgcttttaggcctaatttcggacctagcctataataatccgagtccaccacacatgaggggacacgcgtggggaacacggacagaatcccgtacacggggaaccccaccacgcgtgggggacacaagtcttgaaccccaccacgcgtggggctcattttcctaGCAAAGGGAtactaaatacacggacaaacattTTTGGAAGGGGGGACTTTGAAGAAAATTTGAAGAGAGATTACTATTCATCTCCTTCCTCCTGAAGGAAGAAACAAAAAACCCTACTGTAAAAAACCACCACCACCAGACCCCGACCAGCTGACCCCTCTCCGTCTCGCCACCCCGTCAACCAGCCCCAACTCAACCCAAAAACACCATGTCCGAAAACCACCCTCAACCCTAACCCAAAACCACCACCAAAACCACCATCCACCACAACCAGTAGCGGAGTCGACAACCAAACGCCACTGCCCAAACCACTACCTCCGACCAGCTTCCTCCATCAACGCCGGACTCCTCCATCGTCACCACAACCAGCTCCCTCCGTCGACCCTACTGTCAATCACTACCCCAAAACTACCAACAAACCACCCTCGCATCCCCAGCAGTCATCTACCACCACCGCTGCCCGCTACCATTTGTACCAGCACGATCGCCACCACCATCACTGCCCGTCGAAAGACAACCAGCGAACACCACCGGAAAATCCAGCAGTCCGCCATTGCTGTTTCATCCTTCTCCAGTCGCAGAACCAACCCCATCTCGCCTCCTCAGCCCTACGTCCAAACGACTGCCTCcaacgtccagccatggacgacctTCCATAGCCTCCTCCtccctcacatccaaacgaccccttctgtTGCATTCTCTCGAACCAACATGCTGCGTTGAGAAAATCCAGCAGCAGCCAACATCTCGTGCGTTGACAGTTTTGGCCGAGCTTTCAGTCTCcattgaggtcgtcgttgttcgtcgaggtccggtacgtcgaggttgtcccgaggtttcgtcgttgttcctcgtgcagtaaggtccggcttgagttccgtcggggtcgtgtttgtcgttctgaggttgtcgaggttcaaaggttattgTTCTTCATCCCTTTGTTTCATTTGGTTCGTTTCGCATGTTATGGTTCAAGGCGAATGCGAGTATTTGATATTGATGAATgccaacaatgcaatttttgttgtttttgttaaaaatgtttattttatggttagttactgcatgcttaaagtaaatgtgagaacaCATGAACGGTTTGTGTGTCGTCTTTGTTGAATTGTTTTTTTACCATGGATACTATTACTTATTAGAATTGTTGtttttgtttaacctcggatgacttcattggtagaaaatcgtagttgttttaagtttgcccttaaataataaaaaatgagacgagcttcgccaaaaaataaaaaatgtacagattgcggagccctcacaaaaatgtatatgttgaagcatttagtttcccggacgggttgtttagcaaatctcacaaccttcctaaaatgacaacacgttagtctctttaggatacgctttaataaactttaccttcttaaactcgggtgcacatttatgtgacccaaatccaaatctcgacggattcgaaatgcctctctaatcacgggtacattgactgtgacgtggttcgagatgcatgtccatgacgttgcaaattcattagaaataaagaacgaggtgagcctcgccaaataaaaatacaaattgcggggccctcaataaatattgctttaaaaattgtttaggcttcgggatggaccgtttagtaaaattccacggtcctacccaaaataaatacgctagtcgctttaggcgcgcctttaataatttaatttccttaaactcgggtgcacattgatgtgacccaaatccaaatctcaacggagtcaaagtgtgtcgacgaccacgggtacattgattgtaacgcggttcgagatacattttcataacgttgcaagtcctataaaaataacagtgaatgataaaagcggttaaaagataaaattggcacataagttcacatttgtataaaatcagataatcaagccgaatataacagttgagcgaccgtgctagaaccacggaactcgggaatgcctaacaccttctcccgggttaacagaattccttatccagatttctggtacgcagactgtaatatggagtcattcttttcctcgattcgggattaaaattggtgacttgggacaccctaaatctcccaagtggcgactctgaaataaataaaccaatcccgtttcgattgtcctttaattggaaaaactcccttgcaccctcgcgggggcggaaaaaggaggtgcgacagctctggcgactctgctggggacaccgacccagaaccactggttcaggattagaattcgagcttagacaaattgttatattcggttttatctgatttttacatgttgagcctaatgtgctaaatactgcttttaccgctttgatattacttgaactgtacatataaactgtgctgaaacctttctctccttacctccggggagaagctcgctggacgagactccctattctgttagtgtcaatacctgaaataagaaagaggtcggacaagttacaaagccggacgatctcgcgggtccccggtacgtagccccctcctcggctcgagttgtccgctcgggtacacagtctagaacgtatacccaggttataaaccaaGTATGACAAAACCGCTGCTGGAAATTAAACCCAGAACCGCTGGTTCAGGGCTCAaggattcgagcttagaataattgttatatttggctttattatctgatatatattacatgttttgacataacatactaaatgttgtcttttaccgctttgatattatctgaactgtatataaactgtgccgaaacccttctcttcttacctcgggggatgtgcttactggttgagactccctattctgttagtgtcataccctaaataaaagaggctcggaaagtttctaagccggctggccttttggttcccggaaaggagctccttcctcagctcgagttgtccgctcgggtacactgtctagaacaccgacccaggttttgaacatagaataacgtgacttcatgccggatccctagtaggaacgcttatttgcatcatgttgcatatgacttaggggactcaacacaggggttggatccgtctaggacaagcaacctgaaaataatagaccatcttatggcatcctatgtgctacatgttgtatttattcaagggtgaatgagtcatttggcggaccaatgatatttgcggacaaatgacactccttatcatgctgatcacgttaaataagaaagttgcacgatttttttagataagcatgctattatattaattaaacacatgaggaacattgtggaattcaagaagtcttggtattccacatgtcccccacgcttcatttttgggaaagacacatggggaacatttgtggaatccaagaagtcttggaattacctatgtcccccatgccacatttttgaaaaaatataataaatataaaaaataatatatatatatatatatatatatatatatatatatatatataagagagcatgaaaattcaaaagattttgtatgttgtcatcattttccaaaaattagaaaatcgtgaaaagaggagaaaataacagtgtagagatataactacttatttttagagaaaaaatcaatgtccaagtagtgtcgaaactctgccagaattttgaaaaaaagaaaagaaaagaaaggaaataatgttttatgtttttcgttaatttgtttgtttgttatgaatgaaaaataatagtctatttgattgttgtgaaaaaagaatagaaaatggaaaagggtcttctcaaaaatagtttatttgcccgaactacgcgggtttgattctcaccggatgtgagatacgtaggcaaccctcatcgggtccaaccccaccttttgctaaaaagccaaaaacaaataaataataataaaagaataatatgtcaaattttaattttgtcataaagaagtcgggtgacgttgttttatcaagacatagccgaatgttcccgagagggacgccggaaggctgactttgcataaacagccacctttgggtcatttccagttgacccccacagccttaaaaatcttcgtccccgaggcgttgaaaggccgtgtttgcaagttgaattttctatttttgaaaaatgataaaagagtcataaacaagtcagggtgatgctgttttgtcataaatagccgaatgt
Coding sequences within:
- the LOC104240768 gene encoding protein IMPAIRED IN BABA-INDUCED STERILITY 1-like; translated protein: MGCVASKQTVSVTPACDQYSGTFRENDDSKSRVGSDALVPEFDLKRGELSGLSGGERGLNESGKENSNGDQSVSLMKYVEGEQAAAGWPVWLSTVAAEAIHGWLPLKPESFQKLDKIGQGTYSSVFRARDLESGRTVALKKVRFDNFEPESVRFMAREILILRRLDHPNIMKLEGIITSRLSSSIYLVFEYMEHDISGLLSCPEVEFNESQVKCLMKQLLSGLDHCHSRGIMHRDIKGANLLVNNEGILKVADFGLANFSDLGTKQPLTSRVVTLWYRPPELLLGATDYGASVDLWSVGCVFAEILTGKPILQGRTEVEQLHKVFKLCGSPPDDYWKRSKLPHATIFKPQHPYESCLWNTFKDLPKSAVSLIETLLSVEPHKRGNASSALASQYFKTKPHACDPSSLPKYPPSKEIDATYHEDAKRKKPCGIVRVPDPTRKLTRKQNGLRKLAPEENLPIQNKGTHISDSNNVTAQEERDTITSLERPKPSVDMMVKTFHVKNASQGDVPFSGPLQISGSSGFAWAKRRFDDSSVRSRRRTSSRSLIFEPSIALHVKNNMEPKGQDNYELIDAKQTNYMDQDTYESTKHAIRQSWSQLERPDSFDASDGYHSQELSLTQYLKEETAIKRINLVQDQGDKVEFSGPLLSQTQTVEELLEKHERQIRQAVRQSLFQRGLKVHQMFAT